The Ranitomeya imitator isolate aRanImi1 chromosome 3, aRanImi1.pri, whole genome shotgun sequence genome has a window encoding:
- the LAMTOR1 gene encoding ragulator complex protein LAMTOR1, with translation MGCCYSGESENGKGDQGERQHLLPPNETLPNRTPNGSEPNSTNNPSARTDEQALLSHILARTAQNIIDVSAVESQGMEQHECMDRARQYSTKLAKLSSNLTHWRKVPPLPSLTAQPHQILASEPVPYADIQQVSKTAAYAFSALSQIRVDAKEDLVVQFGIP, from the exons ATGGGCTGCTGCTACAGCGGGGAGTCAGAGAACGGCAAGGGG GACCAGGGAGAAAGGCAACACTTGTTACCCCCCAACGAGACCCTTCCCAACAGGACACCAAATGGATCTGAACCCAATTCTACGAATAACCCGTCTGCCCGGACGGATGAACAGGCCCTGCTGTCCCATATCCTGGCGAGGACCGCGCA GAACATTATTGATGTGTCGGCTGTAGAGTCGCAGGGGATGGAGCAGCATGAATGTATGGACCGGGCCCGACAGTACAG CACAAAACTAGCTAAACTCAGCAGTAACCTGACGCACTGGAGGAAGGTGCCCCCTCTGCCCTCGCTCACGGCCCAACCACACCAAATACTTGCCAGCGAACCAGTCCCTTATGCAGACATACAGCAG GTTTCAAAGACAGCAGCTTACGCCTTCAGTGCACTTTCACAGATCCGCGTGGACGCCAAGGAGGACCTGGTTGTACAGTTCGGGATTCCCTAG